Proteins co-encoded in one Ictalurus punctatus breed USDA103 chromosome 18, Coco_2.0, whole genome shotgun sequence genomic window:
- the LOC108279054 gene encoding coiled-coil domain-containing protein 152 isoform X2, translating into MNESPMGLEWHDEKDGLLGSIKCLQNNLEQQCNLRGENEKLKNVILELRKQNEDHVAESRACVQRLQCEMRALQEQHQREMEDCAADTKRKLESKDVEMKAALDREERAIEAMRQKMKDQEKEKQSEVIKLQMEFSAKLARAQSMSVKSQLQPQASGIIPQHIFKRKLQFLQEQKKKEIEALHQRVKELEQQSLCTSSEPRLKRRKI; encoded by the exons ATGAACGAAAGTCCTATGGGTTTGGAATGGCATGATG AAAAAGATGGATTGTTGGGAAGCATTAAATGTCTTCAGAACAACTTGGAACAACAGTGTAACCTTCGAG GTGAAAACGAGAAGCTGAAAAATGTCATCCTTGAGCTGAGGAAGCAAAATGAAGATCATGTGGCG GAGAGCAGAGCTTGTGTTCAGAGGCTGCAGTGTGAGATGAGAGCTTTGCAAGAGCAACACCAGAGGGAGATGGAGGACTGTGCTGCAGATACTAAGAGGAAAC TGGAGTCGAAAGATGTTGAAATGAAAGCGGCTCTGGACAGAGAGGAGCGTGCGATAGAAGCGATGAGACAGAAAATGAAGGACcaggagaaagaaaagcaaagtgaAGTTATAAAGCTGCAAATGGAG TTCAGCGCTAAGCTTGCGAGGGCTCAGAGTATGTCGGTGAAGAGCCAGCTACAGCCACAAGCATCTGGGATCATTCCTCAACACATCTTTAAAAGA AAGCTGCAGTTCCTGCAGgagcagaagaaaaaagagattgAGGCTCTGCATCAGAGAGTTAAAGAACTGGAGCAGCAGAGCCTGTGCACCTCCTCCGAGCCCCGTCTGAAGAGGAGGAAGATATGA
- the ghrb gene encoding growth hormone receptor b precursor (The RefSeq protein has 1 substitution compared to this genomic sequence), with the protein MGIHHSFFICLFLVAAVATEDLPASVQAQNKSLPHLTGCYSRDLMTFRCQWDVGSFWNLTELGDLRLFYSLKDSKSDGTWHNCPSYSTAVKNECYFDTNHTSIWLHYAIQLRSQTNDVYDEMFFTVEEIVFPDPPEVLNWTLLSLGPTGLYCDVMVSWDTPPSAADNVKMGWMTLWYETQYSERGSEQWKSLDSGKDTQANIYGLRSNTEYEVRVRSKMRGYNFGDFGDSIFILVPSKGSRIPITAVFILMATAIVIMLILIVVSRKQKLMVILLPPVPGPKIKGIDPLLLQKGQLTEFTSVLGAHPDLRPELYSNDPWVEFIQVDIDEPTEMIEGLDTPLLFDKSHVSDSPPTSSGFQDDDSGRASCCDPDLSDHDHQDANHPSTSAQDCFHTFIPPENLGSLQPVVSPAQEPAWQNSIYSQVAEIMPCGETLLFPEQNVTDGCSVQNKAEYKEKNPWMMVTLNERGYSTNEPSSSTANPESESNSTPQQCQNPIAQPEVTPILSAFPILTMPNPPVYTMVDGVGWKDSLVLKASKHPGGYLTPDLLDSITPNK; encoded by the exons CTCAGAACAAATCTCTGCCTCATCTGACTGGCTGCTATTCCCGGGATCTCATGACGTTCCGCTGCCAATGGGATGTCGGATCTTTCTGGAACCTGACGGAGCTGGGCGACCTTAGACTGTTCTACTCGCTGAA AGATTCGAAGAGTGATGGCACATGGCACAACTGCCCAAGTTACAGCACTGCAGTTAAAAATGAATGCTACTTTGATACCAACCATACAAGTATCTGGTTACATTATGCCATCCAACTGCGTTCACAGACCAATGATGTTTATGATGAAATGTTCTTTACAGTGGAAGAAATTG TATTTCCAGACCCACCTGAAGTGCTGAACTGGACGTTGTTGAGTTTGGGCCCAACTGGATTGTACTGTGATGTGATGATCAGCTGGGACACACCCCCCTCAGCAGCAGATAatgtaaagatgggatggatgACGCTTTGGTATGAGACCCAGTACAGTGAGAGGGGCTCAGAGCAGTGGAAATCT CTCGACAGTGGCAAGGACACACAGGCAAATATCTACGGCCTTCGCAGCAACACTGAGTATGAAGTCAGGGTGAGGTCCAAAATGAGGGGCTACAACTTTGGGGATTTTGGTGACTCCATTTTCATACTTGTTCCCAGCAAAG GCTCAAGAATCCCCATAACTGCAGTGTTTATCCTCATGGCTACTGCTATTGTAATCATGTTGATCCTGATCGTGGTGTCACGTAAACAGAA ACTCATGGTGATTCTTCTGCCACCTGTTCCTGGACCAAAAATCAAAGGAATTGATCCCCTCCTCCTACAG AAGGGCCAGCTAACCGAGTTCACCTCGGTCCTGGGTGCTCACCCAGATCTGCGTCCAGAGCTCTATAGTAATGACCCATGGGTGGAGTTCATACAGGTGGACATTGACGAACCGACTGAGATGATTGAAGGCTTGGACACACCACTCCTCTTTGACAAATCTCATGTCTCTGATTCCCCTCCGACATCCAGTGGGTTCCAGGATGACGACTCGGGTCGGGCGAGCTGCTGTGACCCCGATCTGTCTGATCATGACCACCAAGATGCTAATCACCCTTCAACCAGTGCCCAAGATTGTTTTCACACTTTTATACCTCCTGAAAATTTGGGATCTCTGCAACCTGTTGTTTCTCCTGCACAGGAACCTGCATGGCAGAATTCCATTTACTCTCAAGTGGCTGAAATTATGCCATGTGGTGAAACACTGCTGTTCCCAGAGCAGAACGTGACTGATGGCTGCAGCGTTCAAAATAAAGCTGAGTATAAAGAGAAAAATCCCTGGATGATGGTGACCCTTAATGAAAGAGGTTACAGTACCAACGAGCCAAGCTCATCCACAGCAAACCCTGAGTCAGAAAGCAACAGTACTCCACAACAGTGTCAGAACCCCATTGCACAACCAGAGGTGACACCCATCCTCTCTGCCTTTCCTATCCTCACGATGCCGAATCCTCCAGTATACACTATGGTGGATGGAGTGGGCTGGAAAGATAGCCTTGTTTTGAAGGCAAGCAAACATCCTGGGGGATATTTGACTCCTGACCTACTAGACAGCATTACTCCAAATAAGTAG
- the nim1kb gene encoding serine/threonine-protein kinase NIM1, which produces MPARMTLVSARVPWHSLYSLTDSLDCDPDNEEEEDSSRHLTPLQKLMLDMCHDEKTIKELNVGKRVGFYKVCGEIGCGNFSKVKLGFHALTMDKVAIKILDKMRLDLQTQRMLSREISIMESLYHPNLLRLYEVLEASSRLYLVLEYAGGGDLHTRISTQGKLSDLESKLVFAQILSAVKYMHDNKIIHRDLKAENILFTSNYYVKVADFGFSTNISNCSQMLDTFCGSPPYAAPELFKDEAYMGPPVDVWAMGVLLFYMVTGTMPFRADTVPKLRRCVLQGVYVLPTWVSAPCQRLIRGILKPEPTERCALDQMLGCDWLLPVEILRSIPQLYQLNPVHLLKLGPGWAEQEEVHAALQELGVTEEHILNNQGKNSQSPLTGIYRIVLHRIQRNRGTECLPLITDVIKDPKRDGLRAYRNLRHTSKLCVIS; this is translated from the exons ATGCCTGCGCGCATGACACTGGTGTCTGCACGTGTGCCGTGGCACAGCCTGTACAGTCTGACAGACAGCTTGGACTGTGATCCAGATAACGAGGAAGAAGAAGATTCATCCAGGCACCTCACACCTCTGCAAAAGCTAATGCTGGATATGTGTCATGATGAAAAAACCATCAAAGAGCTGAATGTGGGAAAAAGAGTGGGGTTCTATAAAGTCTGTGGTGAGATCGGGTGTGGAAACTTCTCCAAAGTCAAACTGGGCTTCCATGCCCTTACCATGG ACAAAGTGGCTATCAAAATCCTGGATAAGATGCGACTGGATCTACAGACCCAGAGGATGTTATCCAGAGAGATTTCCATAATGGAGAGCTTGTATCATCCAAACCTGCTTCGGCTCTACGAGGTGTTGGAGGCATCGAGTCGATTATACCTGGTGCTGGAGTATGCCGGAGGGGGAGATCTGCACACCAGAATCAGCACTCAGGGAAAACTCTCTGATCTCGAAAGCAAACTTGTGTTTGCCCAAATCCTGTCTGCAGTAAAGTACATG catgacaacaaaATCATCCATCGAGATCTAAAGGCAGAAAACATCCTCTTCACCAGCAACTACTACGTAAAGGTAGCTGACTTTGGCTTCAGCACAAACATCAGCAACTGCAGCCAGATGTTGGACACCTTCTGTGGCTCCCCTCCGTACGCAGCACCAGAGCTCTTCAAAGACGAGGCCTACATGGGGCCACCTGTAGACGTGTGGGCTATGGGAGTTCTTCTTTTCTACATGGTGACTGGCACCATGCCTTTCCGTGCTGACACTGTTCCTAAGCTACGCCGCTGTGTACTACAGGGAGTTTATGTTCTTCCCACATGGGTATCTGCTCCATGTCAGCGCCTGATCCGGGGGATCCTCAAGCCTGAGCCTACAGAACGCTGTGCGCTGGATCAGATGCTAGGCTGTGACTGGCTGCTCCCAGTGGAGATTCTGCGTTCCATTCCCCAGTTGTACCAGCTTAACCCTGTCCATTTGCTGAAGCTGGGGCCAGGATGGGCAGAGCAGGAAGAGGTGCATGCTGCCCTACAGGAACTTGGAGTCACAGAGGAACACATTCTCAACAACCAGGGCAAGAATAGTCAAAGCCCTTTAACGGGTATCTATCGTATTGTACTCCATCGGATCCAAAGGAACAGGGGAACTGAATGTCTGCCTTTAATCACAGATGTAATCAAAGACCCAAAGCGAGACGGTCTTCGCGCCTACAGGAATTTACGACACACCTCGAAACTGTGTGTCATCTCTTAA
- the gadd45gb.1 gene encoding growth arrest and DNA-damage-inducible, gamma b, tandem duplicate 1 translates to MTFEEIAMKKPSERAQYTGKALEKLLVSAKTNDCLTIGVYESAKVMNVDPDSVSFCVLAMDEEFECDIALQIHFTLIQAFCFDNDISIVRVNDVQRLGEIVGAKDQTEDCHCLLITSPADGSWEDPALEKLHMFCEESRRSNDWLPEITLPAR, encoded by the exons ATGACTTTTGAGGAAATTGCCATGAAGAAGCCTAGTGAGAGAGCTCAGTACACCGGAAAAGCACTGGAGAAGCTTTTGGTTTCTGCCAAAACGAACGACTGCCTCACCATTGGCGTGTATGAATCTGCTAAAGTGATGAATGT TGATCCGGACAGCGTGTCCTTCTGCGTCCTGGCCATGGATGAAGAGTTCGAGTGCGACATCGCGCTCCAAATCCACTTCACTCTCATCCAGGCTTTCTGCTTCGATAACGACATCAGCATCGTGAGAGTGAACGACGTGCAACGTCTGGGTGAAATTGTCGGCGCTAAAGATCAAACTGAGGACTGTCACTGCCTTCTTATCACG AGTCCAGCTGATGGTTCGTGGGAAGACCCAGCTCTGGAGAAGCTGCACATGTTCTGCGAAGAAAGCCGCCGCTCCAACGACTGGCTTCCGGAGATCACTCTGCCAGCTCGCTGA
- the LOC108279054 gene encoding coiled-coil domain-containing protein 152 isoform X1: protein MKKTVVNLDKLIQDFSLLEQKITELRGKNNILEIKLDEANRLLKWSQSKEKHLTEEKDGLLGSIKCLQNNLEQQCNLRGENEKLKNVILELRKQNEDHVAESRACVQRLQCEMRALQEQHQREMEDCAADTKRKLESKDVEMKAALDREERAIEAMRQKMKDQEKEKQSEVIKLQMEFSAKLARAQSMSVKSQLQPQASGIIPQHIFKRKLQFLQEQKKKEIEALHQRVKELEQQSLCTSSEPRLKRRKI, encoded by the exons atgaagaaaacggTTGTCAACCTCGATAAACTAATTCAAGACTTCAGTCTTCTGGAGCAA AAAATAACAGAGCTAAGGGGGAAGAACAACATCCTTGAAATAAAACTGGACGAGGCCAATAGACTTCTAAAATGGTCACAGAGCAAGGAAAAACATTTAACTGAAG AAAAAGATGGATTGTTGGGAAGCATTAAATGTCTTCAGAACAACTTGGAACAACAGTGTAACCTTCGAG GTGAAAACGAGAAGCTGAAAAATGTCATCCTTGAGCTGAGGAAGCAAAATGAAGATCATGTGGCG GAGAGCAGAGCTTGTGTTCAGAGGCTGCAGTGTGAGATGAGAGCTTTGCAAGAGCAACACCAGAGGGAGATGGAGGACTGTGCTGCAGATACTAAGAGGAAAC TGGAGTCGAAAGATGTTGAAATGAAAGCGGCTCTGGACAGAGAGGAGCGTGCGATAGAAGCGATGAGACAGAAAATGAAGGACcaggagaaagaaaagcaaagtgaAGTTATAAAGCTGCAAATGGAG TTCAGCGCTAAGCTTGCGAGGGCTCAGAGTATGTCGGTGAAGAGCCAGCTACAGCCACAAGCATCTGGGATCATTCCTCAACACATCTTTAAAAGA AAGCTGCAGTTCCTGCAGgagcagaagaaaaaagagattgAGGCTCTGCATCAGAGAGTTAAAGAACTGGAGCAGCAGAGCCTGTGCACCTCCTCCGAGCCCCGTCTGAAGAGGAGGAAGATATGA
- the LOC108278540 gene encoding growth arrest and DNA damage-inducible protein GADD45 gamma-like, whose protein sequence is MVNESKSLDEALQSAEAEGRVTVGVYECAKIMNDDPDSVSFCVLAMDEEFECDIALQIHFTLIQAFCFDNDISIVRVNDVQRLGEIVGAKDQTEDCHCLLITSPADGSWEDPALEKLHMFCEESRRSNDWLPEITLPAR, encoded by the exons ATGGTTAATGAAAGCAAATCTCTGGATGAGGCTCTGCAGTCCGCAGAGGCTGAGGGTCGCGTCACCGTCGGTGTCTACGAGTGCGCAAAAATCATGAATGA TGATCCGGACAGCGTGTCCTTCTGCGTCCTGGCCATGGATGAAGAGTTCGAGTGCGACATCGCGCTCCAAATCCACTTCACTCTCATCCAGGCTTTCTGCTTCGATAACGACATCAGCATCGTGAGAGTGAACGACGTGCAACGTCTGGGTGAAATTGTCGGCGCTAAAGATCAAACTGAGGACTGTCACTGCCTTCTTATCACG AGTCCAGCTGATGGTTCGTGGGAAGACCCAGCTCTGGAGAAGCTGCACATGTTCTGCGAAGAAAGCCGCCGCTCCAACGACTGGCTTCCGGAGATCACTCTGCCAGCTCGCTGA